A single window of Marinobacter sp. LA51 DNA harbors:
- a CDS encoding response regulator transcription factor: MFLTSSQAGRASVVRSGQSLPLHRVLIVDDHPLFAQGLASLLTQSALADTVEVADTVEQAVAVLSGRYPIELVLLDVSLQGETGLMLLPRMSAHKPPVVVISSSDDETTVRAARAAGARGFLPKSAGRTALISMVRSVSQGGEYYPGRRSLPTQIQVLTPRQQDVLALLAQGFPNKRISQSLNLTEHTVKTHLKAIFTHLRVHNRTECVSQARQMGWL, encoded by the coding sequence ATGTTTCTAACCTCAAGTCAGGCGGGCCGTGCTTCGGTTGTTCGCTCCGGGCAGTCATTGCCGCTGCACCGGGTTCTGATTGTTGATGATCATCCGCTCTTTGCCCAGGGGCTCGCCAGTTTGCTCACCCAGTCAGCCCTGGCGGATACGGTGGAGGTGGCTGATACGGTCGAGCAGGCGGTTGCCGTGCTGTCCGGCCGATACCCAATCGAGCTGGTGCTACTGGATGTCTCGCTCCAGGGCGAAACCGGGCTGATGTTGCTGCCCAGAATGAGTGCCCACAAGCCACCTGTGGTGGTGATTTCCAGCTCTGACGACGAAACCACGGTGCGCGCTGCACGGGCCGCCGGTGCCCGAGGCTTTTTGCCTAAATCCGCAGGTCGGACGGCGTTGATTAGTATGGTTCGCAGCGTCAGTCAGGGTGGGGAATATTACCCGGGACGGCGGTCTCTGCCGACACAGATTCAGGTGCTGACACCCCGGCAACAGGATGTGCTGGCGCTGCTGGCACAGGGGTTTCCGAACAAGCGCATCAGCCAGAGTCTTAACCTTACCGAACACACCGTTAAAACCCACTTGAAGGCCATCTTTACTCACCTTAGGGTGCACAATCGCACCGAGTGCGTCAGTCAGGCACGCCAGATGGGCTGGCTGTAG
- a CDS encoding substrate-binding domain-containing protein — protein sequence MNNPHPGGALRHPFLWLLATILWLPLAHADNMAIHGSNTVGATLAPMLVEGFLHSQGDTRVITRNTGTENESILIGERSDSPIRVLVAAHGSSTGFTALNAGEANIWASSRPVKSSELSQMAARADLTELASEHVIAIDGLAILVHPSNPVNQLNIDTLAGIFAGQINNWAELGGRNQPINLYARDDRSGTWDTFKSLVLRKKFTLDAAAQRYESNDQLSDDVSRDPAGIGFAGLASVRNSKVLAISDGTAPALKPNQLTVASEDYPLARRLFMYTPGEQTTPLARAFIEFALSQEGQAIVSQSGFVSQNPIAVKPELDGNAPASFKRLTGNYQRLTVNFRFAEGRTRLDNKAQRDLVRVMTYLDGHNQNADDVLLIGFADAQSNELRAQMISELRALSVRKALSGEGLKNVAYTGYGHYMPVGTTGGDNGQQRNGRVEVWVRTR from the coding sequence ATGAACAACCCCCATCCCGGCGGAGCCCTGCGCCACCCATTTTTGTGGCTTCTGGCGACGATCCTCTGGCTACCTCTTGCGCACGCCGACAACATGGCAATTCACGGCTCCAACACTGTTGGCGCGACACTGGCGCCCATGCTGGTTGAGGGCTTCCTGCACAGCCAAGGCGACACGCGGGTCATCACTCGCAACACAGGTACCGAAAACGAATCGATCCTGATCGGTGAACGCTCAGACTCACCAATCCGTGTGCTGGTCGCCGCCCACGGTTCCAGTACCGGCTTTACAGCTCTGAACGCGGGCGAAGCCAACATCTGGGCATCGTCACGCCCGGTGAAATCGTCGGAACTGTCGCAAATGGCAGCACGCGCTGATCTCACCGAACTGGCCAGCGAACACGTCATCGCCATTGATGGCCTGGCCATTCTCGTACACCCGTCCAACCCGGTTAACCAGCTCAACATCGACACCCTGGCTGGCATCTTTGCCGGCCAGATCAACAACTGGGCAGAACTGGGAGGACGAAATCAGCCTATAAACCTCTATGCCCGGGACGACCGATCTGGCACCTGGGATACCTTCAAGAGCCTGGTATTGCGCAAGAAATTCACCCTGGATGCTGCCGCTCAGCGCTACGAGTCCAACGATCAGCTGTCCGACGATGTTAGCCGTGACCCCGCCGGCATTGGCTTTGCAGGCCTGGCGTCGGTTCGCAACAGCAAGGTTCTGGCCATTTCTGATGGCACGGCCCCGGCCCTGAAACCCAACCAACTGACCGTAGCCAGCGAAGACTACCCACTGGCCCGACGCCTGTTCATGTACACCCCGGGCGAGCAGACCACTCCCCTCGCGAGAGCCTTTATTGAGTTCGCTCTTAGCCAGGAAGGCCAGGCCATCGTTTCCCAATCCGGCTTTGTCTCGCAAAACCCCATCGCGGTAAAACCGGAGCTGGACGGCAACGCACCCGCGTCCTTCAAACGCCTGACCGGCAACTATCAGCGGTTGACGGTTAATTTCCGGTTCGCAGAAGGGCGCACCCGGCTCGACAATAAGGCCCAGCGAGACCTGGTGCGGGTAATGACCTATCTCGACGGCCATAACCAGAACGCCGACGATGTCCTGCTGATCGGCTTCGCCGATGCCCAGAGCAATGAATTACGAGCCCAGATGATCTCCGAATTGCGCGCCCTATCCGTTCGCAAGGCTCTGTCGGGAGAAGGTTTAAAGAATGTTGCCTATACCGGTTACGGGCACTATATGCCGGTAGGAACCACCGGCGGCGACAACGGGCAGCAACGCAATGGCCGGGTTGAAGTCTGGGTGCGTACGCGCTGA
- a CDS encoding substrate-binding periplasmic protein, translating to MLIRRIIGILLMSAALPAVSETAPVLKVVTTEYPPFEYVEDGVLQGYDVDTVRTVLQAMGFEPKFQVLPWARAEMMVRRGNADLLFSLTSSPERERHYLFTAPISSARDVLYARKDAGLSWTNYNDLTNLSVGVTAGYSYAPEFMAWLRQGQSQVVTMNQENPDLAGLRMVAVGRVDIFICEEKACNHLINANKGRYPELSRVTALPGSVGNERLFRAAFSRQHPDARALRSEFNQALERLELEITD from the coding sequence ATGCTGATTCGACGCATTATCGGCATCCTCCTGATGTCAGCAGCCTTGCCGGCGGTGTCGGAAACGGCACCGGTGCTTAAGGTGGTGACCACCGAGTATCCGCCTTTCGAGTACGTTGAAGATGGCGTCCTTCAGGGCTATGACGTCGACACCGTCCGTACTGTGCTTCAGGCGATGGGCTTTGAACCTAAGTTCCAGGTGCTACCCTGGGCCCGGGCGGAAATGATGGTTCGCCGCGGCAATGCTGATCTGCTGTTCTCCCTGACCAGCTCACCGGAACGGGAACGCCATTACCTGTTCACCGCCCCCATCAGCTCAGCACGGGACGTGCTATACGCCCGCAAAGACGCCGGACTTTCCTGGACCAACTACAACGACCTGACCAATCTGAGCGTGGGAGTGACCGCCGGCTACAGTTACGCGCCGGAGTTCATGGCCTGGCTCAGGCAAGGCCAGTCGCAGGTGGTGACCATGAATCAGGAGAATCCGGATCTAGCCGGCCTTCGCATGGTCGCGGTGGGCCGGGTCGATATATTCATTTGCGAAGAAAAGGCATGCAATCACCTGATCAATGCCAACAAGGGGCGATACCCGGAATTGTCGCGGGTAACCGCCTTACCCGGATCAGTCGGTAACGAACGCCTCTTTCGCGCGGCCTTCTCCCGACAACATCCCGATGCCCGCGCCTTGCGCAGCGAATTCAATCAGGCCCTGGAACGCCTGGAACTGGAGATCACCGACTAA
- a CDS encoding pyridoxal phosphate-dependent aminotransferase has translation MDIQTEHRYAINLNVRGIQPSATLRINELSNQLKADGKDIIKLGLGQSPFPVPERVVDALKEHAHEKDYLPVKGLKSLRESIAGYINRSERMRCSWEDVLIGPGSKELLFILQLAYYGDLLIPRPSWVSYAPQARIIGRSVHWLPTHAENNWQLTAEELDIICRDDPSRPRILILNYPSNPTGCTYTDDQLLAIANVARKYKLILLSDEIYGEVHFEGKHKSIARYYPEGTIISTGLSKWAGAGGWRLGTFIFPKELRPLLDAMAIIASETFTSTSAPIQYAAISAFNGGDDIDEYLVQSRRVLKVIGEYVHRRLSDMGAVVQKPEGAFYLFPDFSNFRDQLASKDIKTSQAFCQALLENTGVAILPASDFGFVPDHLAARLAFVDFDGTEALNLAGGDYADTDLADDFVEQACPRLVKAMNKMEAWLTSL, from the coding sequence ATGGACATACAAACCGAACACCGCTATGCAATCAACCTGAACGTTCGGGGCATTCAGCCCTCCGCGACCCTCCGCATCAACGAGCTGAGTAACCAGCTTAAGGCCGATGGCAAAGACATCATCAAACTCGGGCTGGGCCAGTCACCCTTCCCGGTGCCCGAGCGGGTTGTGGACGCGCTGAAAGAGCACGCCCATGAAAAGGACTACTTACCGGTCAAGGGTCTGAAGAGCCTGCGTGAAAGCATCGCCGGCTACATCAACCGCAGCGAACGCATGCGCTGCTCCTGGGAAGACGTGTTAATCGGCCCGGGCTCCAAGGAACTGCTGTTCATCCTGCAGCTGGCCTACTACGGCGACCTCCTGATACCGCGCCCAAGCTGGGTATCCTACGCCCCTCAGGCGCGGATCATCGGCCGCTCGGTGCACTGGCTGCCGACTCACGCTGAAAATAACTGGCAACTGACCGCCGAAGAGTTGGACATCATCTGCCGCGACGACCCCTCACGGCCGCGGATTCTGATCCTGAACTACCCGTCCAACCCCACCGGCTGCACCTACACCGACGACCAGTTGCTGGCCATCGCCAACGTCGCCCGCAAGTACAAGCTGATTCTGCTGTCGGATGAGATCTACGGCGAAGTACACTTCGAAGGCAAGCACAAGTCCATCGCCCGCTACTATCCAGAAGGCACCATCATCAGCACCGGCCTAAGTAAGTGGGCTGGCGCAGGCGGCTGGCGCCTGGGCACCTTCATCTTCCCGAAAGAACTCCGCCCGCTGCTGGATGCCATGGCAATCATTGCCAGTGAAACCTTCACCTCCACCAGCGCGCCGATCCAGTATGCTGCGATCTCGGCGTTCAATGGCGGCGACGATATCGACGAATACCTGGTGCAATCCCGCCGGGTACTGAAAGTGATTGGTGAGTACGTGCACCGTCGCCTCAGCGATATGGGTGCGGTCGTGCAAAAGCCCGAAGGTGCCTTCTACCTGTTCCCGGACTTCTCCAACTTCCGCGACCAGCTGGCCAGCAAAGACATCAAAACCAGCCAGGCCTTCTGTCAGGCCCTGCTGGAAAACACCGGCGTGGCCATTCTGCCGGCCAGTGATTTTGGCTTCGTGCCGGACCACCTCGCTGCCCGCCTGGCCTTTGTGGACTTCGATGGCACCGAAGCCCTGAACCTGGCCGGCGGTGACTATGCCGACACGGATTTGGCCGACGACTTTGTCGAACAGGCCTGCCCACGGCTAGTCAAAGCCATGAACAAGATGGAGGCCTGGCTGACCAGCCTCTAA
- a CDS encoding inositol monophosphatase family protein: MSDSASSLQAITDFAEQLALQAGELIRHEREENTLRTDLKQQTELVTHADVMADEFITSAIRERFPNHRILSEETMPDLSQAEELDTPLWIVDPIDGTVNYAYGHPQVAVSIAYAEKGRVQVGVVHAPFPGETFRATRGAGATLNGETINHSGATVPRDSLFATGFPYTKDSLEPLVRRLDAMIHQCRDLRRIGSAALDICWVACGRLDIYYENVSPWDFAAARLIALEAGATAGHFGEVPEGYPADLYGKDILISAPDIWQPVREILRTASGYN, translated from the coding sequence GTGTCCGATTCTGCATCTTCTCTTCAAGCCATCACCGACTTCGCCGAACAACTAGCCCTTCAGGCCGGTGAGCTGATCCGTCACGAGCGGGAAGAAAACACCCTGCGCACAGACCTCAAACAGCAAACCGAATTGGTCACCCACGCCGATGTAATGGCCGACGAATTCATCACCAGCGCCATCCGCGAACGCTTCCCGAATCACCGCATACTCTCCGAAGAAACCATGCCCGACCTGTCACAGGCCGAAGAGCTGGATACACCGCTGTGGATCGTTGATCCCATCGATGGCACGGTGAACTATGCCTATGGCCACCCGCAGGTAGCGGTGTCGATTGCCTACGCAGAGAAAGGAAGGGTTCAGGTTGGCGTCGTGCACGCGCCGTTTCCGGGCGAAACCTTCCGCGCCACCCGCGGCGCCGGGGCAACACTGAACGGCGAGACGATCAACCACAGTGGCGCCACCGTACCGCGGGACTCCCTGTTCGCCACCGGCTTCCCCTACACCAAGGACAGCCTGGAACCTCTGGTTCGCAGACTGGATGCGATGATTCATCAATGCCGGGATCTGCGACGCATTGGCTCGGCCGCACTGGATATCTGCTGGGTGGCCTGTGGCCGTTTGGACATTTACTACGAGAACGTCAGCCCCTGGGACTTTGCCGCAGCACGACTGATCGCACTGGAAGCCGGGGCGACGGCCGGTCATTTCGGTGAAGTGCCGGAAGGCTACCCGGCTGATCTTTATGGCAAGGATATTCTGATCTCAGCACCCGACATTTGGCAGCCGGTTCGTGAAATATTGCGAACCGCATCAGGCTACAACTGA
- the slmA gene encoding nucleoid occlusion factor SlmA: MTDQKPSRREAILQALVELLESDPGARITTAGLAKSVGVTEAALYRHFPSKRKMFEALIEFAEDAVFSRCQLILQEQEDVRVRLQQLVHLVLVFAERNSGLCCVLTGDALMGENDALRRRASQFFERLETQVRQALKEGEIRQGLRPRTSAARGADFVLVFLEGRIQRFVRSSFTRLPSADFDESWGLVAEGVWS, encoded by the coding sequence ATGACCGATCAAAAACCGAGTCGCCGAGAGGCTATTCTCCAAGCCCTGGTGGAACTCCTTGAATCCGATCCAGGAGCCCGTATCACTACCGCCGGTCTCGCGAAATCCGTGGGCGTTACCGAGGCGGCGTTGTACCGTCATTTTCCCAGCAAGCGGAAAATGTTCGAAGCCTTGATTGAGTTTGCCGAAGACGCGGTATTCTCGCGCTGTCAGCTGATACTGCAGGAGCAGGAGGATGTTCGTGTTCGCCTGCAGCAGTTGGTGCATCTGGTGTTGGTGTTTGCCGAGCGCAACTCCGGCCTTTGCTGTGTGCTCACAGGGGATGCCTTGATGGGTGAAAACGATGCCCTGCGCCGGCGTGCGTCGCAGTTCTTTGAACGTCTGGAGACTCAGGTGCGCCAGGCTTTGAAAGAGGGCGAGATTCGTCAGGGTTTGCGACCGCGCACCAGTGCGGCCCGCGGGGCGGATTTTGTGTTGGTGTTTCTCGAGGGGCGGATTCAGCGGTTTGTGCGTTCGTCCTTTACTCGGTTGCCGTCGGCTGACTTTGATGAGAGTTGGGGGTTGGTTGCTGAGGGTGTTTGGAGCTGA
- a CDS encoding thiazole synthase gives MSDTPEILLPEDKPLEIAGRVYQSRLLVGTGKYRDLMEAGHAIESSGAEIVTVAVRRTNLGQNPDEPNLLDVISPESYTILPNTAGCYTAKDAVRTCKLARELLDGHDLVKLEVLGEEKTLYPNMTETLVAAEELINDGFKVMVYCSDDPLLAKRLEEMGCVAIMPLGAPIGSGLGIQNRYNIRLIVENADVPVLVDAGVGTASDATIAMELGCDGVLMNTAIAQAKDPIRMANAMRLAIESGREAYLAGRMPKKLYASASSPIDGTFF, from the coding sequence ATGAGCGACACTCCCGAGATACTGCTTCCCGAAGACAAGCCCTTGGAAATTGCGGGCCGGGTTTACCAATCCAGACTGCTGGTAGGCACAGGCAAGTACCGTGACCTGATGGAAGCCGGTCATGCCATTGAATCCAGTGGTGCTGAAATTGTTACCGTGGCTGTGCGCCGTACGAATCTGGGCCAAAATCCGGACGAGCCCAATCTGCTGGATGTGATTTCTCCGGAGAGCTACACCATCCTGCCCAATACCGCCGGCTGCTACACCGCCAAGGATGCGGTTCGCACCTGTAAGTTGGCCCGGGAACTCCTTGATGGCCACGATCTTGTGAAGCTGGAAGTTCTGGGCGAAGAGAAGACCCTGTACCCAAACATGACTGAAACCCTGGTGGCGGCGGAAGAGCTGATCAACGATGGTTTCAAGGTGATGGTGTACTGCTCCGACGATCCGCTGCTGGCCAAGCGTCTGGAGGAAATGGGCTGTGTGGCGATCATGCCGCTGGGTGCTCCGATTGGCTCCGGCCTGGGTATCCAGAACCGCTACAATATTCGCTTGATTGTTGAAAACGCCGACGTTCCGGTCCTGGTTGATGCCGGTGTTGGCACCGCCTCTGATGCGACCATTGCTATGGAGCTGGGTTGTGATGGCGTGCTGATGAACACTGCTATCGCTCAGGCCAAGGACCCAATCCGTATGGCCAACGCCATGCGCCTGGCCATTGAATCCGGCCGCGAGGCCTACCTTGCTGGCCGCATGCCCAAGAAGCTTTACGCCAGTGCTTCATCGCCCATTGATGGCACCTTCTTCTGA
- the thiS gene encoding sulfur carrier protein ThiS, producing MQVEVNGDAMELPAGATIGSLIDRMALAGKRLAVEVNEDIVPRSQHLSFALSDGDRVEVVHAIGGG from the coding sequence ATGCAAGTTGAAGTGAACGGCGATGCGATGGAGCTCCCGGCCGGAGCAACCATTGGCTCCCTGATTGATCGAATGGCCCTGGCAGGCAAGCGCCTGGCCGTGGAAGTGAATGAAGACATTGTCCCGCGCAGTCAGCACCTGAGTTTCGCGCTCAGTGACGGCGACCGGGTGGAAGTTGTTCACGCCATCGGTGGCGGCTGA
- a CDS encoding DUF423 domain-containing protein gives MRLPLGLGAGAALLAVMAGAFGSHGLRGTLDARSLEVFQTAVTYQMNHAIALVLVALLALTSLSRRLLTAAAVLFAAGIVLFSGSLYLLVLTDLRWIGPLTPLGGLCFMMAWALLVVAAVRHPSLPSQG, from the coding sequence ATGCGACTGCCGCTGGGTCTTGGTGCCGGGGCGGCGTTGCTGGCTGTCATGGCCGGAGCCTTTGGCAGTCATGGTCTCAGGGGTACGCTGGATGCGCGCAGCCTTGAGGTTTTCCAGACTGCCGTCACTTATCAAATGAACCACGCCATTGCTCTGGTACTGGTGGCGCTGCTGGCATTAACCTCGCTCAGTCGACGGTTGCTGACGGCTGCTGCGGTGTTGTTTGCCGCCGGTATTGTGCTGTTCAGTGGTAGCCTGTACCTGTTGGTATTGACCGACCTGCGCTGGATTGGACCACTCACACCCCTGGGCGGGCTTTGTTTTATGATGGCCTGGGCCCTGCTGGTTGTGGCCGCCGTGCGCCATCCAAGTCTCCCGAGCCAGGGTTAG
- a CDS encoding symmetrical bis(5'-nucleosyl)-tetraphosphatase has translation MTDYAIGDIQGCYDRMRDVLAKVEFSPSRDRLWVAGDLINRGPSSLETLRYLESLGSSAVVVLGNHDLHLLAVALGGHPPKRKDTLADILEAPDHDRLVAWLRQQNLSVHDPDRNLIMVHAGVPHIWSADQTMAYAREVESVIRSDEAEYYFTHMYGNEPACWHESLEGMDRWRAITNYFTRMRFINADGALELATKESAEHAPKGYAPWFTYARPDNVRVVFGHWAALEGQTGSDQFIGLDTGCVWGGVLTMMNLDTGEKIHCEC, from the coding sequence ATGACTGACTACGCCATTGGCGATATTCAGGGTTGTTACGACCGCATGCGGGATGTCCTGGCCAAGGTTGAGTTCTCGCCGTCGCGGGATCGGTTGTGGGTCGCCGGCGACCTGATCAATCGTGGCCCGTCGTCATTGGAAACACTGAGATACCTTGAGAGTCTGGGCAGTTCCGCGGTGGTGGTGCTGGGTAATCACGATCTGCACTTGCTGGCGGTGGCGCTGGGCGGACACCCGCCAAAGCGTAAAGACACTCTGGCGGATATTCTCGAAGCCCCCGATCACGACCGGCTTGTGGCCTGGTTGCGCCAGCAGAACCTGAGTGTTCACGACCCGGATCGCAATCTGATCATGGTTCATGCCGGTGTGCCCCACATCTGGAGTGCGGACCAGACCATGGCGTACGCCCGGGAAGTGGAGTCGGTGATTCGGAGCGACGAGGCTGAATACTATTTCACCCACATGTACGGCAATGAGCCGGCCTGCTGGCATGAGAGCTTGGAGGGCATGGACCGTTGGCGGGCAATCACCAATTACTTTACCCGCATGCGCTTTATCAACGCGGACGGGGCGCTGGAGCTGGCGACCAAGGAGTCGGCCGAGCACGCACCCAAGGGGTATGCTCCCTGGTTCACGTATGCCCGGCCAGATAACGTGCGTGTGGTGTTTGGTCATTGGGCAGCGCTGGAGGGACAAACGGGCAGCGATCAGTTCATTGGTCTGGATACCGGTTGTGTCTGGGGTGGTGTGCTCACCATGATGAACCTGGACACGGGAGAAAAGATCCACTGTGAGTGCTGA
- the rsmA gene encoding 16S rRNA (adenine(1518)-N(6)/adenine(1519)-N(6))-dimethyltransferase RsmA, translating into MSNKAGHQARKRFGQNFLHDPGVIERIVRSIHPKPEDTLVEIGPGLGAITEEILAVNPRLQVVELDRDLIPVLRTKFFNYPEFRIHEADALSFDFSQLADNGRGLRIIGNLPYNISTPLIFHLLGQAGVVKDMHFMLQKEVVQRLAAVPGDNNYGRLGIMAQYFCKVQPLFEVGPGAFRPAPKVDSAIVRLVPHDSLPHPAKDLGTLQAVVRTAFNARRKTLRKALGSLITVDQLQSLGINDGLRPENLSLADYVLIADLLVDQKATDAGSEEVSND; encoded by the coding sequence GTGAGTAACAAAGCCGGCCACCAGGCCCGAAAGCGATTTGGTCAGAACTTTCTCCACGACCCTGGCGTGATCGAGCGCATCGTTCGTTCGATCCACCCGAAACCCGAGGACACGCTGGTGGAAATCGGCCCGGGTCTAGGGGCAATCACGGAAGAAATCCTTGCGGTGAACCCCAGGTTGCAGGTAGTGGAGCTTGATCGTGATCTGATTCCGGTGTTGCGGACCAAGTTCTTCAACTACCCGGAATTTCGTATCCACGAGGCCGATGCCCTCAGCTTCGACTTCAGCCAGTTGGCTGACAACGGTCGGGGTCTGCGGATCATCGGTAACCTGCCGTACAATATTTCCACGCCCCTGATCTTTCATCTGCTGGGGCAGGCAGGGGTGGTCAAGGACATGCACTTCATGCTGCAAAAGGAAGTGGTGCAGCGACTGGCGGCAGTGCCCGGTGATAACAACTACGGTCGCCTGGGCATCATGGCGCAGTACTTCTGCAAGGTGCAGCCGCTGTTTGAAGTTGGCCCCGGCGCATTCCGGCCGGCGCCGAAAGTGGATTCGGCCATTGTTCGCCTGGTGCCCCATGACAGTCTGCCGCATCCGGCCAAAGACCTTGGCACGCTGCAGGCGGTGGTTCGCACCGCGTTTAACGCCCGGCGCAAGACCCTGCGCAAGGCACTGGGTAGCCTGATCACCGTCGACCAGCTGCAAAGCCTTGGCATCAACGATGGCCTGCGACCGGAAAACCTCAGTCTTGCCGACTATGTTCTGATTGCCGATCTGCTGGTTGATCAGAAGGCCACAGATGCCGGCTCCGAAGAGGTAAGTAATGACTGA
- the pdxA gene encoding 4-hydroxythreonine-4-phosphate dehydrogenase PdxA yields the protein MTDPVILALTAGEPAGIGPELCLQLATQHRDEGIVVVASKTLLAARAEQLGLDVTLHDWQPGQRPSTGAGELSVLVVDGCASTEAGVLDPANSSYVLETLRTAAHGCLRGDFDGMVTAPVHKGVINEAGIAFSGHTEFLQELCGVERVVMMLATEDLRVALVTTHLPLKDVSAAITPERLSQVTRILNADLKAFFGLEQPRILVAGLNPHAGEGGHLGREEIETIEPALEQLRAEGIQLTGPLPADTLFTPHWLDDADAVLAMYHDQGLPVLKFQGFGRAVNITLGLPIVRTSVDHGTALDLAGTGTADAGSLQTAIRVGAQMARCRNVVNQENRP from the coding sequence ATGACCGATCCGGTGATCCTTGCTCTGACCGCGGGTGAGCCCGCGGGCATCGGCCCGGAACTGTGCCTGCAGCTGGCTACGCAGCATCGGGACGAGGGCATTGTGGTGGTTGCCAGCAAAACGCTGCTGGCCGCCCGCGCCGAGCAGCTGGGGCTGGATGTGACCCTGCATGACTGGCAGCCGGGCCAGCGTCCTTCCACCGGGGCTGGTGAGCTCTCGGTCCTCGTGGTCGATGGTTGCGCCAGTACCGAAGCCGGTGTGCTTGATCCGGCCAACAGCAGCTATGTGCTGGAGACGCTGCGTACGGCCGCCCATGGCTGCCTGCGTGGCGACTTCGATGGTATGGTCACGGCCCCGGTGCACAAGGGGGTGATCAACGAGGCCGGCATCGCGTTCAGCGGCCACACCGAATTCCTGCAGGAATTGTGCGGCGTTGAGCGCGTGGTCATGATGCTGGCAACGGAGGACCTTCGGGTCGCGCTTGTGACCACCCACTTACCGCTGAAAGACGTGTCCGCGGCCATTACGCCGGAGCGGCTGTCTCAGGTAACCCGGATTCTCAATGCCGACCTGAAGGCGTTTTTCGGGCTTGAGCAGCCGCGTATTTTGGTCGCCGGCCTGAATCCCCATGCCGGGGAGGGCGGGCACCTTGGCCGCGAGGAAATCGAGACCATTGAGCCGGCGCTTGAGCAACTCAGGGCCGAAGGCATACAGCTGACCGGTCCCTTGCCCGCCGATACCCTGTTTACGCCGCATTGGCTGGATGATGCCGATGCCGTCCTGGCGATGTATCACGACCAGGGCCTGCCGGTGTTGAAATTCCAGGGCTTTGGCCGGGCGGTGAACATCACCCTGGGCCTGCCTATTGTCCGGACCTCCGTTGATCACGGCACTGCCCTGGATCTGGCTGGAACCGGTACCGCCGATGCGGGCAGCCTGCAGACGGCAATCCGCGTGGGCGCACAAATGGCTCGCTGTCGAAATGTCGTTAACCAAGAGAACCGTCCGTGA